A genomic region of candidate division KSB1 bacterium contains the following coding sequences:
- the dinB gene encoding DNA polymerase IV — protein sequence MNSNNRHIVHLDLDSFFVSVERLHNRELIGRPIVIGGNSDRAVVACSSYEARQFGVRSAMPMKVAKYLCPEIQVISGDFDAYTRYSDMVTEAITERAPLFEKSSIDEFYVELTGMERFFGCYKWAVDFKKTVRKEIGLPITFGLSVNKTVAKIATGEVKPDGQLEVETGREREFIAPLSIAKMPMVGKKTNQLLINMGVRKIATLSEIPVDMMERVFGKNGIILWQRANGIDNTPVVPYSDAKSMSTERTFERDTTDIAKLKSILLGMVERLAFDLRRSRKLTSCVSVKIRYSNFDTHTVQARVSYTAHDHVLIEKTMGLFDKAYKRRMLLRLVGVKFSHLVPGYDQIDLFDDNDRVIKLYQAIDRIKVRYGANAIRRASSVKAGHRDTEVTKMFKQK from the coding sequence ACAACAGGGAACTGATTGGCAGACCCATTGTAATCGGCGGCAACAGCGACCGGGCGGTGGTGGCCTGCTCCAGTTACGAAGCGCGGCAATTTGGCGTCCGTTCTGCAATGCCGATGAAAGTAGCCAAATACCTGTGCCCGGAAATTCAGGTGATCTCCGGCGATTTTGATGCCTACACCCGCTATTCCGATATGGTCACGGAGGCCATTACCGAAAGAGCGCCCCTGTTCGAAAAATCTTCCATCGACGAGTTTTATGTGGAGCTTACCGGCATGGAACGATTCTTTGGCTGTTACAAATGGGCGGTGGATTTTAAGAAAACCGTACGCAAGGAGATTGGACTGCCCATTACATTCGGGCTATCGGTGAATAAAACCGTTGCCAAGATCGCTACAGGAGAGGTGAAGCCGGACGGCCAATTGGAGGTGGAAACGGGCCGAGAAAGAGAATTCATTGCCCCGCTTTCGATTGCCAAGATGCCCATGGTCGGCAAGAAAACCAACCAATTGCTGATCAACATGGGAGTACGAAAAATCGCAACGTTGAGCGAAATCCCTGTCGATATGATGGAACGGGTGTTCGGCAAAAACGGGATTATCTTGTGGCAGCGAGCCAATGGTATCGATAATACCCCGGTGGTTCCGTACTCGGATGCCAAATCCATGTCCACCGAACGAACGTTCGAAAGGGATACCACCGACATCGCTAAGCTCAAATCGATCCTTTTGGGCATGGTGGAACGCCTGGCCTTTGACCTGCGCAGATCACGAAAATTGACGTCCTGCGTTTCGGTGAAAATCCGCTATTCAAATTTTGATACCCATACGGTGCAAGCCAGGGTATCCTACACGGCCCACGATCATGTGCTCATCGAAAAAACAATGGGACTTTTTGATAAGGCATACAAACGGAGAATGCTGCTTCGCCTGGTTGGGGTAAAGTTCAGTCACCTGGTGCCGGGTTATGACCAGATCGATTTGTTCGATGACAACGACCGGGTAATCAAGCTTTACCAGGCCATTGATCGCATCAAGGTACGATATGGTGCAAATGCAATCAGGCGGGCATCCTCAGTAAAGGCCGGTCACAGAGACACAGAAGTCACGAAGATGTTTAAACAAAAATAA